One part of the bacterium genome encodes these proteins:
- a CDS encoding PadR family transcriptional regulator, which yields MKNKLLRDMFLGFIKIHILYHADKEEIYGVDFKKELKRHGYEISYGTLYPIFHKLCENGLLQVESRNINGKIRKYYSITKKGEKVLHEARNKAKELAEEILE from the coding sequence ATGAAAAACAAGTTGTTGAGAGATATGTTTCTTGGTTTTATTAAAATTCATATCCTTTATCACGCGGATAAAGAAGAAATATACGGCGTCGATTTTAAAAAAGAACTTAAAAGGCATGGATATGAAATATCTTATGGGACATTATATCCGATATTTCATAAACTTTGCGAGAATGGATTATTGCAGGTAGAGTCGAGAAATATAAACGGGAAAATACGAAAATATTATTCAATTACCAAAAAAGGGGAAAAGGTATTACATGAGGCAAGGAATAAGGCAAAAGAACTTGCGGAAGAAATTTTAGAGTAA
- a CDS encoding MFS transporter has protein sequence MLDNIEKNKKSAVMLIILFGIVSLFGDIVYEGARSVYGPFAKTIGMDIALLGLITGMAEFLGYFIRFVSGYLSDKTRAYWIFTILGYGMLASIPLMSMASGWQVAAVFIICERLGKAVRSPARDTILSQATKQIGTGWGFALHEAMDQIGAFLGPLIFTAIFLVGTNTEKTVSDYHKGFALLWMPFIIVMITVMIAFFKMPDPERFETKPDLKNPPDKLSKVFWLYTVFTFITTLGFVSFVILGYHFKDKNITSDAQIPMFYSIAMGIDAISALIIGKIYDRLKESHNDERAGLITLIIIPLFTLLIPILGFIDNVLFIVISVVLWGVVMGIHETIMKSSIADLTHFKKRGVGYGIFNTAYGLAMFFGSLLMGVLYNINVTLIILFVVGVELIAVILYFMLFRTIKKIEPVL, from the coding sequence ATGTTAGACAACATCGAAAAGAACAAAAAATCTGCGGTTATGCTTATTATTCTCTTCGGGATAGTAAGTTTATTTGGTGATATTGTTTATGAGGGTGCGCGCAGTGTCTATGGGCCATTTGCCAAAACCATTGGAATGGACATTGCATTGCTTGGACTTATAACCGGCATGGCAGAATTTCTTGGTTATTTTATCAGGTTTGTTTCTGGTTATCTTTCTGATAAAACTAGAGCATACTGGATTTTTACAATTTTAGGATACGGGATGCTTGCAAGTATTCCTCTTATGTCAATGGCATCGGGATGGCAGGTTGCGGCAGTTTTCATTATCTGTGAAAGGCTGGGTAAGGCTGTCCGAAGCCCTGCCAGGGATACTATTTTATCACAGGCAACAAAACAAATCGGGACAGGGTGGGGTTTTGCGTTACACGAGGCGATGGACCAGATAGGTGCATTTCTCGGCCCTTTAATTTTTACCGCGATATTTCTCGTCGGAACAAATACCGAAAAGACAGTATCAGATTACCACAAGGGCTTTGCATTATTATGGATGCCATTTATAATAGTCATGATAACTGTGATGATTGCTTTTTTTAAAATGCCTGACCCCGAAAGATTTGAGACTAAACCTGATTTAAAAAACCCTCCGGATAAATTATCAAAGGTATTCTGGCTGTATACGGTTTTTACTTTTATTACAACATTAGGTTTTGTCAGTTTTGTAATATTGGGATACCATTTTAAAGATAAAAATATCACAAGCGATGCGCAGATTCCCATGTTTTATTCGATAGCAATGGGTATTGACGCTATTTCCGCCTTAATAATCGGAAAGATTTATGACAGATTGAAAGAAAGTCATAACGATGAAAGAGCGGGGCTTATAACTCTTATTATTATTCCACTATTTACTTTGCTTATTCCGATTTTGGGTTTCATAGATAATGTTTTATTTATTGTAATAAGCGTTGTATTGTGGGGTGTTGTGATGGGGATCCATGAGACCATTATGAAATCGTCCATCGCTGATTTAACGCATTTTAAGAAAAGGGGGGTTGGATATGGAATATTTAACACGGCGTACGGCCTCGCAATGTTTTTCGGAAGTTTATTAATGGGTGTGTTATATAACATCAATGTAACATTAATAATACTATTTGTTGTAGGTGTTGAACTTATAGCTGTAATCCTGTATTTTATGCTTTTTAGAACGATTAAAAAGATAGAACCAGTCCTATGA
- a CDS encoding HEPN domain-containing protein, producing the protein MNNVNKQIDYWKETAQRDWKTALGLFKIKRYDACLFFCHLTLEKILKGLVVKQTNHPSPFIHDLEKLAFLSKLKLTEQQIQDLRTISTFNIAARYDNIKLAFYKKCTKNFTEKYLLTTKKLYLWLKREYLKK; encoded by the coding sequence ATGAATAACGTCAATAAACAAATAGATTATTGGAAAGAAACTGCACAAAGAGATTGGAAAACTGCTTTAGGATTATTTAAAATAAAACGTTATGACGCATGTCTTTTTTTCTGTCACCTTACTTTGGAAAAAATCCTAAAAGGATTGGTAGTTAAACAAACTAACCACCCATCACCCTTTATTCATGATCTAGAAAAGCTGGCTTTTCTTTCAAAATTAAAATTAACAGAGCAGCAAATTCAGGATTTACGAACTATTTCAACTTTTAATATCGCGGCGAGATATGATAATATAAAATTAGCTTTTTATAAGAAATGTACTAAAAATTTTACAGAAAAATATTTATTAACTACCAAAAAACTTTACTTATGGTTAAAAAGAGAATACCTGAAAAAATAA
- a CDS encoding nucleotidyltransferase domain-containing protein has translation MVKKRIPEKIKKHIKEYIKLLKTDNLPIQHIFLFGSYAKGKQHKWSDIDLCIISSKFNDPWEAMQYLWRKRIFDKNITIEPIGFNPKDFKEETSLTHEIKQTGIEIKI, from the coding sequence ATGGTTAAAAAGAGAATACCTGAAAAAATAAAAAAACATATAAAAGAATATATTAAGTTATTAAAAACAGATAATCTTCCCATTCAACATATATTCTTGTTTGGCTCTTATGCTAAAGGTAAACAACACAAGTGGAGTGATATTGATTTGTGTATCATCTCCTCTAAATTTAATGACCCATGGGAAGCAATGCAGTATCTTTGGAGAAAAAGGATATTTGATAAAAATATAACTATTGAACCAATCGGTTTTAATCCCAAAGATTTTAAAGAAGAAACTTCGCTTACCCACGAAATAAAACAAACCGGAATAGAGATAAAAATTTAA